A window of Nocardia arthritidis genomic DNA:
GAGGCACAGTTCGACCAGATGTTCCCGAACCGGAACCCCTTCTACACCTACCAGGGCCTGATCTCTTCGCTGAGCGCGTACCCGCAATTCACCACCACCGGCAGCGATGCGGTGCGTGCGCGCGAGGCCGCGGCCTTCCTGGCCAATGTGAGCCACGAGACCGTCGGCCTGCGGTACATCGTCGAGCAGAACACCGCCAACTACAGCCACTACTGCGATCGAAGCCAGCCGTACGGATGCCCGGCCGGTCAGAGTGCCTATTACGGGCGCGGCCCACTACAGCTGAGCTGGAACTTCAACTACAAAGCGGCCGGTGACGCCCTGAACCTCGCGCTGCTGAACGACCCATACCTGGCGGAACGGGACCCGGCCGTCTCCTGGCAGACCGCGCTGTGGTTCTGGAACAGTCAGCCGGGCGCCGGGACGATGACCCCGCACGACGCGATGGTCAACGAACGGGGTTTCGGCGAAACAATCCGCAGCATCAACGGCGCTCTGGAATGCGACGGCAGAAATCCCGCCGAGCGCGACGACCGAATCAATCTCTACCGGGCATTCGTCGGCGTGCTCGGCACCGACGTCGGCCCGGGCAACATCTCCTGCTGACCGCCCTGGCCATCGCTATGCCGGGGTCGGCGCCGCGAGGCGGCGGATGGCGAGGTCGGCGTACAGGGCCGCGCCGTCTGCGAGTACCGATTCGTCGAACTGAACACGCGGCGAGTGGTTGATCGGGGCCGTCGCCGGGTCGGCGCCCTCCGGTGGTGCGCCGAGGCAGACCATGGCGCCGGGTATCTCGCCGAGGATTCGGCTGAAGTCCTCGGAACCGGCGGCCGGATTGTCCTGCCACGCAAAGCGTTCCGCGCCGAACAGTTCGGTGACGGCGCCGGCGGCGAATTCGGCTTCACGATGATCGTTGACCGTCACCGGGTACAGCTCGATGTAGTCGATGTCGACGTCCAGACCGTGCGCGTCCGCCAGCCCGCGCACGGTGCGGACGAAACCATCCTTGACTCTGGCGTGTGCCTCGGCCGAGTAGGACCGCACGGTCGCCTCGAAGTACGCCTCATCGGGGATCACATTGTGCTGGGTGCCGGCGTGTAGTGACCCCACCGTGATCACCACCGGGTCATGGATGTCGAAGCCGCGGGTCACCATCGTCTGCAGCGCCAGCACCATCTCGCATGCGGCCGGAATCGGGTCGAGCGCCCGATGTGGCATGGAGCCGTGACCACCGGCGCCCCGAATGGTGACGCGCACCGTATCCGAGGCGGACAGCAGCGGGCCGCGGCGCGTGGTGAAAACGCCGGTGGGGATCTGCGAGCTCATCACATGCAGTGCGTATGCGGCGACCGGGCGGGTTCCGGCGGCGTCGAGCACGCCCTCGGCGACCATGTGGCGGGCGCCGTCGTAGCCCTCCTCGCCGGGTTGGAACATGAAGACGACGTCGCCGTCGAGCCGGTCGGTATGCGCGCTGAGCAGCCGCGCCGCCCCGGCGAGCATCGCGGTGTGCAGGTCGTGGCCGCAGGCGTGCATCCGGTCCGCGGGGGCGGCGAAATCCAGGCCGGTCCGCTCGGTCACCGGCAGGGCATCCATATCGCCGCGCAACAGCACGGCCGGCCCGGACCGGGCACCGCGCAGCACCGCGGTCACCGACGAAAGCGATTGCCCCAGATGTATTTCCAGACCGAGGCCATCGATCGCGGCGAGGACCTTCTCCTGTGTTCTCGGCAGCTGCAGCCCGAGCTCGGGCTCGCGATGCAGGGCGCGGCGCAGCTGGACAAGATCTCCCTGGATCGCTGCGGCATCGTCACGGACGGACATCGATGGTCTCCCTCAATTTATCGGTAAAACAGCGGACTTTGGTCATGGTGAACGTGCCGGCGAAGCCGGCGATCGCGGCGGCGAGCACGTAGTACGGGACGGCCCGGGTCAGACCCGCGCCGGTGAGCGCCTCGGCGACCATGGGGAAGGTGCCACCGAACGCGGCGATGGTGGTGGCCGTGACGATGCCGGTGCCGACGGCGCGGATCTCGACGGGCATCAGCAGCGCGCCCAACACGTTGCTCACCGCCATGGAGGTGGCCGCGCCCAGTCCCAACCCGATCGCCGCGATCTGGAACGGAATCAGCCCGCTAGCCATGGCGACGGTCAGCGGCAATACGCCGATCATGTTGAGGCCGAAGCCGATTCGGATGACGCGCAGCAGTCCGAAGCGGTCGGCGAGCGCACCGGCGACCAGCATCCCGACGAGCACGATGGCGAGCACGATCGTCATGAACCCCGTGGCCGTTGCCGCCTTGGCGACGCCGAGCGCGGCAGCGTACTTGGGGAGGTAGACAAGCGCGAAATAGTAGGAGACGGTGCCGCCCAGCGTGTTGAGGAACAGGGCGATCACCGCATGCGGATGGTCACGGAATATCGACGCGATCGACGAGCGGCGGCGCGACGCGGCCCGGTCGCCGCGTTCGAACTCCGCGCTTTCGGGCGCGAATGTCCGTACCCACACCGCGAGCAGGCCTAGCAGTCCGCCCGCGGCGAAGGCCACCCGCCAACCGCCGTCGCGCAGCGCGTCGGCGCCGACCCACGCGGTCAGGATCGCGACGGCCCCGAATACCAACAGCGAGCCGAACATGATGCCGCCGTAGGAGATCGCGCTGAACAGGAAGCGCCGCCGCGGCGGCGCGGTCTCGGCGACATAGGCCGCGACGGTCGGCCCCTCCCCGCCGTAGGCGAGGCCCTGCACGATCCGCAACGCGATCACCAGGACCGCCGACCAGGTCCCGATCGTCGCCGCGCCCGGCATGACCGCGATGGCGAAGCTCGCCATCGCGATGATCGACATGCTCACCAGCAAGGCCACCTTGCGCCCGCGACGGTCGCTGATGCGGCCGAATACGACGCTGCCGATGGGCCTTGCCACGAATCCGACGGCGAAACCGCCGTAGACGGCCAGCATCGAACCGACCGAATCGGATCCGAAAAGGTCGGGGGCGAAGAACGCGGCGAACACCACATACACGCTCCAGTCGAAGGATTCGACCACCGCGCCGACTGTCGCGGCGGCGAGTTCGCGCCGACTTCCGGATACCTTCGAGCCGGGTGGGGCCGGGGATCCACCGAACGAGATCGCGGCTGTCATAACTTGGTTCCTCTTCCCTGCACCGGGCGGCGGCTCGGTGGTGAACGATGGGTGCCGGGAACGCTATAGTGCCGTTCGAAGTTCATCCGAAATTCGCAGCTATCGTTCAATGAAGGCGTAAAAATGCAAGATTCGGTCGCTTTCGACGAGCTGGAGCTGCAATTGATCAACGCGCTTCAGCTCAATCCCCGCGCGCCCTGGAACCTGATCGGTGAGGTGCTCGGAGTCGACCCCGTGACGGTGGCGCGGCGCTGGGATCGGCTGACCGCCGCCGGGCTGGCCTGGATCACCGTCTACCGCGCCCAGCTCTCGCTCGGGACGGTGATCGGTGCGTGTATCGAAGTGCGTTGCGCCGCAGGGAAAGCCGGCGCCGTCGCCGATCGGCTGTGTCACGACCGGCGAGTCGGGACCATCGAGCACATCACCGGCGACAGCGACCTCTTGTTGACGGTGTTCGCCCCCGGCCTCGCCGACCTGTCGACCTATGTGCTCACCTCGCTGGGCCGGATCCGGGGCGTGCGGGACTGCCGGACACATGTGATGACCGCGATCCACGCCGAGGGCAGCCGCTGGGAGTTGCGGGCGCTCGATCCCTTGCTCGGCAACCGGATTCGCGCCTCACGGCCCGACCCCCAACCGGCCCCGCGCCAACCGATCGGCCCACGAGACGCGGCGCTGCTCACCGCACTCGAGCGCAACGGGCGCGCCGGCTTCGCCGAACTGGCCGCCGACAGCGGGGTCAGCGTCTCCACCGCGCGCCGCCGCGTGAGTTCCCTGATCGCCGCACAGCACATCACCCTGCGATG
This region includes:
- a CDS encoding M20 metallopeptidase family protein; this encodes MSVRDDAAAIQGDLVQLRRALHREPELGLQLPRTQEKVLAAIDGLGLEIHLGQSLSSVTAVLRGARSGPAVLLRGDMDALPVTERTGLDFAAPADRMHACGHDLHTAMLAGAARLLSAHTDRLDGDVVFMFQPGEEGYDGARHMVAEGVLDAAGTRPVAAYALHVMSSQIPTGVFTTRRGPLLSASDTVRVTIRGAGGHGSMPHRALDPIPAACEMVLALQTMVTRGFDIHDPVVITVGSLHAGTQHNVIPDEAYFEATVRSYSAEAHARVKDGFVRTVRGLADAHGLDVDIDYIELYPVTVNDHREAEFAAGAVTELFGAERFAWQDNPAAGSEDFSRILGEIPGAMVCLGAPPEGADPATAPINHSPRVQFDESVLADGAALYADLAIRRLAAPTPA
- a CDS encoding MFS transporter, coding for MTAAISFGGSPAPPGSKVSGSRRELAAATVGAVVESFDWSVYVVFAAFFAPDLFGSDSVGSMLAVYGGFAVGFVARPIGSVVFGRISDRRGRKVALLVSMSIIAMASFAIAVMPGAATIGTWSAVLVIALRIVQGLAYGGEGPTVAAYVAETAPPRRRFLFSAISYGGIMFGSLLVFGAVAILTAWVGADALRDGGWRVAFAAGGLLGLLAVWVRTFAPESAEFERGDRAASRRRSSIASIFRDHPHAVIALFLNTLGGTVSYYFALVYLPKYAAALGVAKAATATGFMTIVLAIVLVGMLVAGALADRFGLLRVIRIGFGLNMIGVLPLTVAMASGLIPFQIAAIGLGLGAATSMAVSNVLGALLMPVEIRAVGTGIVTATTIAAFGGTFPMVAEALTGAGLTRAVPYYVLAAAIAGFAGTFTMTKVRCFTDKLRETIDVRP
- a CDS encoding Lrp/AsnC family transcriptional regulator, giving the protein MQDSVAFDELELQLINALQLNPRAPWNLIGEVLGVDPVTVARRWDRLTAAGLAWITVYRAQLSLGTVIGACIEVRCAAGKAGAVADRLCHDRRVGTIEHITGDSDLLLTVFAPGLADLSTYVLTSLGRIRGVRDCRTHVMTAIHAEGSRWELRALDPLLGNRIRASRPDPQPAPRQPIGPRDAALLTALERNGRAGFAELAADSGVSVSTARRRVSSLIAAQHITLRCEVAQPMSGWPISATLWCRVAPNRLDTVAGQLATLPETRLCASVTGGRANLMISVWLRSAGDIHRLQAALAEQVSEVEVVDVALALRHVKRLGRLLDDRGRATDFVPLDIWPH
- a CDS encoding chitinase; amino-acid sequence: MTQRIRSSLSRTLFRSAIALNAVAIMIGLMVAGAATPAAATDSFVVSEAQFDQMFPNRNPFYTYQGLISSLSAYPQFTTTGSDAVRAREAAAFLANVSHETVGLRYIVEQNTANYSHYCDRSQPYGCPAGQSAYYGRGPLQLSWNFNYKAAGDALNLALLNDPYLAERDPAVSWQTALWFWNSQPGAGTMTPHDAMVNERGFGETIRSINGALECDGRNPAERDDRINLYRAFVGVLGTDVGPGNISC